GTCTAACCGTCTGCCGATAAGTACTTAACTCGCATCCATGTTGCCTCATACAAAGAATCAAACAAGgcaaaaaggaaaaggatcCATTCAGCCAGGCAATCCTCATGGTTCAAACGGCCCTGTCTCTGGTCAGCAGCAGCTGGGAGAAAGCGTGACAGTAAGTCTCCTTTAAGCTTTGCAACTGCGTCGCTTAGCGGTCATAGGTTGAAGACCCCCAAGTATGGACTCTTGCATTGACTGCGTTGGAGCAAGTGACGTTAGAGGGTCGGACCGCCAATGAACAAGATATTCATCGTGAAACGGAGATTGCACAGTATCGGAAGGGATATGCGGTACTTCGATTTGTTGGTCAAGGAGCTGTCCAGGGGGTCGTTCAAATTGACCAAGATCCAAATCACCGAGCCAACCCCCGCCCTCTTAACAAAGAGCACCTTGCCCAGCTAACATCAGCAATTGCGACTAATGGAGTTATTGGAGACCGACAAACCCCGGTACGAGTGAGGGCTCCCCCGGCAGGGCTAGATCCAACGCTTGAACAGCAAATGAAGGCCGTTGACATTACCAACCCGGCATCTCCTATCCCAACTTTACAGCTAATCCGAGAAAATCCAGACAGAGAAGAACAGCTTGAGCGGGAGCTTTTTGCACTATCGGACGGAAATCGACTCTTGAGTCAAGAGGAGGTTACTGAGCGGAAGGTCCAGCTCGCGCAGCTTCGGAAAGGGCGAAAGTTAGCGTACTTGTTGAATGGAAACCACCGTATTAGTGCTATGATTGCTGCATGCGAACCACTGGTCAGTGCAGCACTGTATCTAGCAATGTGCGAGCGGAATAGGACGGAGGATTTTGATGCAAAAACGGAGTGGGAAAATCTCACAGCGTTAGTCTCAAAGGCAACATATGTGGTGGAGGTATTTGATTGTGAGTTCCTTGCTCGTGAATAAATAGGCGATGATCTAACCACAGTACAAAGACAATACGCCTCCACACGTAATCGCTTGGCTTTCCGAGAACGAGCAGGCACAACCCCAATACTCGCCTCTAGCTGGAGAGACATTGTGGTCACTTGTTCAGTCACAGGAAACTACGACCGCAATCATGATAAAGGAAGGAAAGGCACTCAGTCGGGAGGATGCTATTGCAAAAATCAACACTTTACGGTATCTCCAGCAAGCGTCGAAGCTTTTAGATCCCAATCAGACAAACCCACTTGGTCAATCGTCAAAACTCTCAACGCGCCGGCGCGGTATTTCACTTGGAGATAAGGAGTGCCTGGAGCTCATGTCTTACCCAACCACCATGGAGATGGTCTGCGACACCCGTATGGCCTTATGCGTATATAATAATCGTATCACCAATTCGCATGCCGACGCATTGAGATCAGATCAAGGAGCTGCTTTCGTGGCTCACGTATGGATGGGGATGCGCCTGCTGAACACAGTAAGTCCTCATTCGTTTTTTTGTTGATGGTTTCGTATAGTGATTATGAATTGTCAGCTTGCCAATACAACGCTTGGGACAGGATTGTCAGAATCGGAAGACTTGGTGGCTTCATTTGACATCCAGAATATAACGCCGACTGGCTTAGAGGAGTCAAGCACCTTGTTCTCCAATCTGATATCGAAGCCGCAAGAGGTGCCAGCTTTATTGTCCTACTGGGAGCCAAGCGGTCACTCCATTTTTGAGGAGTTACTGGCAAAGCATATTTATGGGAAAGGCCTATCAGTTTGCAAAGGTGACTATTATAATCCAACGTTCGTATGCGCACTACGACGCACCTACTTTGAGCTTGGCATTCGGCTGTGTAAAAGGAGTGAAGGAGATGAGAAAGGAAAGCGTCTTGGCGTTGCAACTTCATTGTATGCGCTTCTCCCAATCTGGAGGTTAGGCACTGTCATGAACCAGCCAGCATTTTATCCTGCTGCCATTCTCCCATGCAAAACTGTGTACTCGGCCTACGAAAAAAGCATCAAGTCAACCGGAGAGACTGTTGCAAACTGGACGGTGCGGGTGTTTTTCTTTCAATTGTTGGCCATTTTACTAAGGCTTGATAGTAGATTGAACTTCTACTTGATCGTTTTCAATTGCCCTGGACAGCTGGTTCAACAACCCCAGGCAAGAGTTGTCAGTCAGCGAACTGGTGGGGCCGCATACATGGATTGCATCAAATTTTGATGCGTTGTCTTAGGAGCTCAAACCTTGGACCAATGGAGGCACGTTTATCCACAGTAAGCTCATTGTTTTTCATGCAGGATATTTTATCAGAAATACTAAAATCTAATAGGCCCTTAACTTTCTTGAAGACTCTCGTCTGGATGCGGCTATTCATGCTATCAATGAAACACGAAAAGACGACAATAGTCAAAAGTTGGTTGCAGGATTTACCGCACAAGAGCTTTGCATAGCCTGTCATGCAATGAAAACTGGGGTTGTCAATCATCCAATTCTCTCAAGAATCATGCCACGAATTGGCAGCTCACACGGAACTTTGGGAGAAGTTCAGAAGAAGCTTATTGAGGCTCGCAAGGGCGTCAAATCATTCTTATTGGATTCGAATCAGACAGTTGGCCAGCTTTATTCAGCACATCCTATACTCAATCTCATACCCCAAGATTATTTCGTTGCCTGGAATCCTCGGGAATGGGCCCAAGGATGGAATGATGATGACAGAAAACTGATTGGCACAGCAACTGCGTTAATCGGCTGGTTTCTTATCAGCAAGGAGCTTCGACTATCAATCTTGCCTACCGTTTTTAGTTCACTTCCCCAGTCCCGCTTTCTCCTTCATATGATACGAAGGCTTCATTCTCTTGGAGAGAGAATACCATGGTGGGATGGAGCTCCCGGGTTTATTGAGGACTCACCCAACATTACTCAAGCATACGCCCCAGGCAACACGCAACCTGAAAATAACCCCTCGCAGGATCGTTTTAGGAGAGGAAAACGCAACCAACCTCCCACTAAGCTAACTACTATCACTGGTTCCTCGGCAGGTGCTTTTGAGTTCGGCAGCTCGCCATCAACAACAGTACATCCGAACATGGCAGGGAAAAAAAGGTTTGTTATATTTTCACCAATGCATCAGAATACGGAGCTTCTAACACATATACCAGCAACAAGGTTTTAAACAACGATTTAGGAATGTCACCTGTTAGCCCTCAGGCGGCGTTTCTTACATCAGATTGTGAAGAGAACCGGACACTCCAGAAAGAGGATAACGGAAATAGTATGGGACAATATAACAAACATGGCAAGGTTGGTTCACCCTTGGCTCCCTGTTTTTCCTTTCTCCTTTATTTTTTGCGCTAACAACTAAACATCACACTAGAACTGTCTCACTTCGGCAGCATTTTCGGACTCTATTAACCCAGGCCATGTGCTTGTTGGGCGTCCCACTCTCCTGGAAGGCGGGATCGACAGTGCGTTTGCATGCCAAGACCATAGCATTCCTACAAGTCTTGCTGCTGTAAACAGTGCTACCCGTAAACTGGATAGTATGGAGGAGGTGATTGAAATGCTGATGAAGGAAAGGCAGAATCTCAGAAGGTCGTTATCAATTGTCTGCCACACAGCTTCCAAGGGTTTGGAGCGGTTTCCTTACGCACCAGAATATGCGGTTTCGGCTCTACCTTACTTGATCCAAATGTGCAAGGTAAGCTTAGATTCACAACGCAGCTGCTTTGGTCTGCCCAAGGGTGTAGACTAACAAATCACATAGGATGCATTTATTAGTCGCATTGCAGTGATCCTAGCAGAACACTGGGGAGAAGCAGATCCTGTTCCAGGTGCCGGTATGCTGGATGCACTGGCAATCGCTGCCACAGATGGGTTGTATGATAGCGATCTGTTCACCATTGATTCCCAAGGTAAAATCCAGCTTAATCTGAAGCGTACATACCCAATGGGTATTCAGTCCGAGTGTAAGTTTATTATTGAAACTGGTTATCCTCTTCTCAGTATTTGGTCTCAGTGGAACAATCGCAATACGCAGTAAACTTCAAGAATCCTGTAGGTGGTGGGGATCCAATAGGTACGTTGATGAgcagttttgcatattagCCCTATTGACACAATGTAACACTAGATCTGAACTCAGCTTGGGAGCGCATGTCCCAGTTTATCCCCACCCAAGGCTacggaagaaccatttcggAAGCCAGCAGCCGAGGAGTTGAAGGACTATTTGCCACCGTTGCAAACGAATCACTTGCAAATAAGCCACAGTTTCGAACGTTTGCATCGCCAGCCATTGACGCCGAAGATACACCAAGATTTGACGACAATATGCCAAACTTACATGGATTGCGTGATCGTATTCGTGAACTGCTCTCCAAGTCGAAAGAGTCACTTGCGGAACATCTTTCGTTTGACGTCGTCACGCCACACTTGCACACCATGGTCCACAATTACCATCCTTCAATATCAACTGGGGTGTACAATGGATATGTGACACCCAATACCCCGCCCATAGTCCAATCCGCAGCAGAAGCATTCCAGCTCGAGGCAAATTCCCGTTGGGCTGATATTGTTCAAAGTCGTCTTGAGGTATATCCACCTCCTTCCACTCATCAGCTGTCCAACCGCCCTCCCGCATCCATAGCCATGGATAACTTTGAGCTAGGGTGCTCAGTTTCTACTCCACAACGGAATAGCAAACGTGCAATAAAGACTCAAGTGGGGCCATTTTCACCGCTACCAAGTGCTCGGAGCTTTTCTCCCCCGTTTTCCATGTCCCAAAGCTCAGTTATGTTATCGCCCGAGCTAAGCCACATTCAGCAACTGGGCTCTCCTACCACGTCAGATGCCCTAATCCCGGAGTCTCTCAACCATTTGGCACCGTATACATTAAGCTCGCCCACCTTGCCATATTCCCAAGTCAAACGGATGATAGGAGAACGAAGTCTAACACCTCCAACCCCAAACACAACCCCGCCCCAACCCCAAAATCAACGTAAACGTGTGCGAAGAGGTTCCACAACTATCTCACAAGGTATGAGCCGCAAATATGTCCGGGTTGGGAGTGCCGAAAGCAGTTTGGAATCATAACATGTCTTGTTTTTCTTGAATGTAATGCTTCCCAACCCCCTGTGCTCTTCCCTACATTAGTACGCCAATATATCTTGGTAGCTTTATTTATCTCCTTCTCACACTCTGAGTCTCTCAATATTTACTAAAGGTACCATGCACTTTTTTTTCTTAATTGGTAGTAATGTTTTTTCTTTCACACGCTTGAGCATTTAAACTGAATGCATTGTGGTAAGTAACGTCACTTGACCTAAGTGTCATGTTCACACCTGGCTTGAGCGGGGGAGCCATTTCAGAGAAGTGCAAATCCACGGAAATTAAAAAGGGTGAAATATGGAACTTTTGTCTGTCACAGGAAGTTGTGGGTCATAAATGTACGCCATATGTTTGTTGTTTATTTTGAATTTTGTAGCTTGCTTGCCGTTTTTATATATTTGTGAACACAGGAACTTGTGGGTGCAGATCACATATCTTATTTGGAGATAATTTACAGAAAATATTATTTTTCATGTGTTTTACATGTATTTGCTCATCATTTGGCTCATTTTGAATTTGAATGATTTAGTTAACATTTATATCTCTGCATATCAGTTTGAGAAACAGTTGGTATCTTGGTACAGTTTCAGCTTGTACATACTTGTTTATGTCATCAATCAATGTGGAATACATGCAGTACGCGCATTGCTGAGCGTGACGGTGGTAGGTAGACATGTATGCCTATTTATGAGTTTATACTACTGTGTAACTGGGATAAACTAGCTTCTGCTTGTATCTCTCCATCACTTGATTTCAACCATTGTATCTATCTTGCCCACAATGGATGCTGGAGATAGAGGGCTGTTAGCAAAACAGCAACATTGCGTAAGTCCTACTAAGTATTCAAAAAATGCTAATTAGTAAATTCTCCAAAAGTCCCATCATAAAGAGCGCCCTTTGGAGCTATGCTATTGTGCAAGGTGCAAGGGACAGGTGAAACAGAAGGTAGCAACTATCAACAATCACCAACTTTGCTACCCACACCCCATCAAAAACCTGCCAGCACAACCCCTAGGTGTGGATGAAACAGTCATTGTACCTCAATATTTAGAACCAGTGCGCTCTGGCATTATACCCAATGAACAGGGCCTCAATCAGCAATTATTTTGCAGCTCTCTTGAGCCACAATCACCTACACCCAGTGGCGCTGGTCAGGCAAGAGATTGTGCTTCACCAAACCCTCCTCTATTGCCTTGCATCCTTGAAAACTATCAACCACCAGTCCCGCTAGGTGACCCAGAGAGGCTAAATGACCCAGAAGAGGGGATCAAACCTAGTCTCTTGGCCGCAGCAGAGGAGTTGAAACATGTGTATGACTTCAATGAACTGATTGACAATTCAGGCAACCTTGACAACAATCACCTGGATTACCTGTTTGACAACATGCTCAATGATACTGACTTTGGACTTCCAGATGTTCAAGAGCAAGATACTGGAGTTCTACCTTGATTCAACTTTGCAGGTAGTATTGAGCCCAAGGATCCTGAAGAGCCTGAAGAGCCTGGATGCAGTCTTGATGATATTGATGAGCtgatgttgtacaccactgtaaggtgggtacacactggTAAGGGTGGGTGCTTAcagccatactactacaagcaagagttatgtaatctaattgACTAGGCTAAACTACTGTTGTGTAAGGCAACCTACTGCTATCTATGGttggcaaaggggccttaggcctgggaggtgtggttgGTGAGATAAGTGGGGTGAGCGTCTGTACTACTgagggggccagctacttagctggctgactaccttctctaatgagtaagaggcaaggtaaaatcaacttagggtctccaagtgattttcctgctgtatatataatcaaaggggtgctatctacatggtctgtgcatgtgagaaaggaagtgtACATGTGAAATAAGAACCGTGCTGTGGGCTacacagaagcgtggattgtttcttaagcgcccttggcacagcatctcagtgcggcatctcagcatgATAAGCGctgaggtcatgtgattgaaaaacaacagATATTAAGTctggaaaaaatactaaaaatagtagaaaaaatAGGTGGTTCTTGTGGTACatgttaagggagtgtaacagCTGAACAATTGTTGTGCCGCGTTTAGAGAGCTGGTTTTGATTTGcaatgcatatattgatGTGTTTGTCCAAAAgactgttatggatatgacatttcttcattaatctgtacttattttattaattacactagtaatcttacagtaaacaaatgagataaaaaTGCAagctaaggttttcaaggtccctctacccaatagtgacctttacaaaacctacaaacctcaggaataccctcaatatgcaatgccttttgcatatatgctgttttctcactcattttaatatatataaattcagctgagtacataaacagtaacaagtaatatttctcttgtttgtagtatttattattcaagattctatcttttggctacacacagaaatattcagggtcccccctgtcgcataggcaagtgctccggcgcttaatcagcccttaagcgccgacgcactaaatgcgccttttctccatcacccgggcatcccacactgccaaatcgcttgcgcttaggtgcacCTGtatgtgcgctccagaacgctgggtcaaactcccaaaacggacaacatttggcagagttatgccctatttactgtaagtacccaatgcagcagtatcctacctttgggactgtttactccaaggatgaaacacttagccttgggacatctaaggacccacacaggtaaatactgccttggggcaaatattaggatttgttgtttgtttactatataccaaagtattggctccctcaagtgtttcagttgccacatgtacctcctgtaccccctcttggtatcaatcatgtatatacttgtttgtgcgccttctcagggtataaaaggaccctgtgaagacgcttctaaagcatcctacttttatcctacttttactcttatatattgacatatacacacaagcctttaacagcttatctgcacatttactttagtgattgactcactgtaaatagcataggaggttatttggcacactaagaccataggccagtcccaacagacacatggtaacctattagtgtgcTTACTGCAActctgtgccccttgactgtcacagttgttgagttcaacattgagtatagtgcaacaatactgtaaggattgttgtgattgagtgatagtgtttcaatccaccataccccctatattgtagatagctttatctacaatatctcataaatcctagatatattttaggtaaaccccataagtcttaagtcttacttaagcatatataagtcctatacttattaggtaACTCTCTTACTtaaaggtactatcccagagaccttaagtatacatacccttagtcacttaggcttaagtaacattagtctaaggtactatacataaccaaccacctgcacttgatagttgctagactatttgttaggagttgttattcctgatagcctagcctatattgtgcatatattctgtgcatatactctgattcttaatactagttcttggttattcccatatatattttgtatatagaaattctttcttactcctgtacttacacaactcttaacaaagACACTATATAGAGCAACTCACCAGGCATTAACACATCAACTAAAGGCTTCTTGGCAAACCAATTCATTGCATCCTGATATTACAATTGACCATATTAATGGTATGGCCCAGACTATTACAACGGTGGAGCGTCAACTGGGTGTTAACACCAGCAAGATCATAACAACTTTCACATTATGTCCTGTATGCAAACAACAATATTCACCCAAGTACATCAAAGAAACAGATGATCACTACTGTCTAAATGACAAATGCAATAGTGTACTTTTTGTATATCATAGGCTTGCTTCCAGAGTTTGTTGTAAGGTTTCTAAGTTTACTTACCCTTATGCATTGCCTATTCCATTGCTGTGTCATATATTTAGCCTTCCTGGGATGTCAGAGTTGATGCAAACTTGGCAGTCTGGAGATGATGATCATGGAATTAAACCCCCAGTTTCCAACAAAGATTGGATGCGCAACCTCAATCACAATAAGGAGCTGGGGAATATCACAGAAGGATGGGgttgtgtcatgacccatatctggaggggttattaccatatatatccactgtcaaagatatacatagtatatatgatgcacagtgatatgttaataatataagttgctgggggacattgcactccccccacccccctagccatgggccaatgttaagggagcctgtgggcaaggtctgaatattatattattatagaagagattatgtcatccccccccacctcaaatctgtagtagtttagtatagtatttgataaaggactggagggggggaggtcatgtgacctggacttagagaatatcactaagtccagccatgttgaccataagtctcttatatgtgggaacctgggggttctgagtgcatatgtgcaagTATATGAGTgattgcggtcatgttggtgtgcaacatgagtgtgttggaggcttgacaaggtcaggactcatggaaagaatggagtgggttgtgaCAGGTTGGCAATCTACCATGGCAGGGCTCCAGCAAGTTCAAGACCCCAACACTTGCAATGTCATTGACAAGAGCAGACCTGACCCACCTATTCAATTTGTTAGTCTTCTGTATGGTATATTGTTCTCACTGAACATGGACTGGTAAAGTATTTACTCAATTTCACTGAAAGTCTATGCTCAAATCCAGCATTAGGTTTCACGCAACCAAAGAAGGAAGCTATTTGGTTGGGGCATATTACTTTGTAATCAATAATTTACCTTGGCACATGCAATTCCTATGTGAGAACATTTCATTATCAGTTGTAATGCCCAGGCCTaatgtgttgtagacacaatcaataccagggaatttattcccattttctcaaatttaaaccaAGGCAATTGGaggacattttcaatcacgtgactttggcgcttatatcatacgctaagcgctaagccacgtccccatccgcgcttacctcagcatacgtagccacctccacttgatgacatcactatgacacgtcagtgacatgtatgcatgagtaagaccaactgcagattggggttcttatttgatacggtatttgatatagtacatttgtaattagctagcttgtagaatatataaggaggcacaccaaccatggtaacacccaggtcaattacctcttgttgcatccactcagtgtacaagggcattacagcccagtaaatacttagttagccacttagatagtctacaccgccttaagcggctttgtcgttgtacttagatagcttgtcaccgccttaagtggtcttgttgttgtaggatagctgcttgttgctgtagttaggtttgttgttgccttaagcaaccttCTCATTTTGTACActgcggccacaagcaccatcCCCCTTGACACCCTAatggacgtctaggacataaTGAGCCTATAATAGGCACTCTTCTCTGGGGGGGTGTCAACTCATCTTTTTCCAAATACTGGTTGGATTGACCTGGTACTTTAAATAGAGCTTCTAAAAGCCCATATAAAGCCAGGAAAAGGGTTAATCAAAAGGGTTATTATGTAGGTTCAGCAGATA
The window above is part of the Rhizoctonia solani chromosome 7, complete sequence genome. Proteins encoded here:
- a CDS encoding kinase D-interacting substrate; translated protein: MLPHTKNQTRQKGKGSIQPGNPHGSNGPVSGQQQLGESVTVEDPQVWTLALTALEQVTLEGRTANEQDIHRETEIAQYRKGYAVLRFVGQGAVQGVVQIDQDPNHRANPRPLNKEHLAQLTSAIATNGVIGDRQTPVRVRAPPAGLDPTLEQQMKAVDITNPASPIPTLQLIRENPDREEQLERELFALSDGNRLLSQEEVTERKVQLAQLRKGRKLAYLLNGNHRISAMIAACEPLVSAALYLAMCERNRTEDFDAKTEWENLTALVSKATYVVEVFDYNTPPHVIAWLSENEQAQPQYSPLAGETLWSLVQSQETTTAIMIKEGKALSREDAIAKINTLRYLQQASKLLDPNQTNPLGQSSKLSTRRRGISLGDKECLELMSYPTTMEMVCDTRMALCVYNNRITNSHADALRSDQGAAFVAHVWMGMRLLNTLANTTLGTGLSESEDLVASFDIQNITPTGLEESSTLFSNLISKPQEVPALLSYWEPSGHSIFEELLAKHIYGKGLSVCKGDYYNPTFVCALRRTYFELGIRLCKRSEGDEKGKRLGVATSLYALLPIWRLGTVMNQPAFYPAAILPCKTVYSAYEKSIKSTGETVANWTIELLLDRFQLPWTAGSTTPGKSCQSSNLGPMEARLSTALNFLEDSRLDAAIHAINETRKDDNSQKLVAGFTAQELCIACHAMKTGVVNHPILSRIMPRIGSSHGTLGEVQKKLIEARKGVKSFLLDSNQTVGQLYSAHPILNLIPQDYFVAWNPREWAQGWNDDDRKLIGTATALIGWFLISKELRLSILPTVFSSLPQSRFLLHMIRRLHSLGERIPWWDGAPGFIEDSPNITQAYAPGNTQPENNPSQDRFRRGKRNQPPTKLTTITGSSAGAFEFGSSPSTTVHPNMAGKKSNKVLNNDLGMSPVSPQAAFLTSDCEENRTLQKEDNGNSMGQYNKHGKNCLTSAAFSDSINPGHVLVGRPTLLEGGIDSAFACQDHSIPTSLAAVNSATRKLDSMEEVIEMLMKERQNLRRSLSIVCHTASKGLERFPYAPEYAVSALPYLIQMCKDAFISRIAVILAEHWGEADPVPGAGMLDALAIAATDGLYDSDLFTIDSQGKIQLNLKRTYPMGIQSELEQSQYAVNFKNPVGGGDPIDLNSAWERMSQFIPTQGYGRTISEASSRGVEGLFATVANESLANKPQFRTFASPAIDAEDTPRFDDNMPNLHGLRDRIRELLSKSKESLAEHLSFDVVTPHLHTMVHNYHPSISTGVYNGYVTPNTPPIVQSAAEAFQLEANSRWADIVQSRLEVYPPPSTHQLSNRPPASIAMDNFELGCSVSTPQRNSKRAIKTQVGPFSPLPSARSFSPPFSMSQSSVMLSPELSHIQQLGSPTTSDALIPESLNHLAPYTLSSPTLPYSQVKRMIGERSLTPPTPNTTPPQPQNQRKRVRRGSTTISQGMSRKYVRVGSAESSLES